The Phormidium sp. PBR-2020 DNA segment GGGCGATCGCCAAAACTTTAAAGAGGGGGTACGCCTAGGCCGTCAACTGTTTCAGGCGCTCCCGGACAGCAATCGTTTAGTCGTCGAGGATAAACGCCGTTGGTCCCTGGAAAATCATCGCGATGCTAACTTCGCGGATATGTATCTCCATCCTCAGGAGGTCGATTACAACATTGAAACTCTGTTTGAGTTGATTGATGCTTCGGGACTGTCTTTTGTTGGCTTCTCGAACCCCGCTTATTGGCAGATTGACCGCTTGATTGGGTCTAATGCTGAGTTGATGGCGCGATCGCAACAGTTGCCTGAACGGGACTATTATCGCCTCGTGGAACTGCTGGACCCAGAACTAACGCATTATGAGTTTTTCCTCTCCCGTCCGCCTCTGGAGCGATCGCACTGGCAAGAAGATGACCGCTTGCGCCAGGCAATTCCCGAGATTCACCCCTGTTTACAAGGCTGGCCGAGCCAATCGTTGTTTAACTACGACTATCAGATTGTTACCCTCTCAGAAGCCGAGTTTGCCTTCCTGCAAGCCTGTGAACCTGGGGAAACTTGCATCGGCGATTTGTGCGATCGCCTTGGGTTCAATTTAGGGGGGGTGCGATCGCTCCTCAAGCAACAACTGCTGCTGCTTACCCCTAGCCCCGAAAGCAAACCTCTATGACACCCAACCCTGAGATCGATTCCTCAAACGGGAAAGTTCTCGGGCAGTTGGCGTACCGCACCGTGATATGATCTCTTCTGGTTTGGATTAGTCCAGACGCTCCTTCTCGTCAGCCCGAGAGGGTCAGTTACTCTCCCCTAACCCTTGACTCAAATTTCTTTGAGCCAGATTGGGGCAATTTAGTAGTTGAACCCATCGGTACTGCGCGACCTCACTGTAGGTGTTTTTCGCTTATGCACCCGCATTATGAAGATAACCTCGCGCCGTTGACGACAGGTCCTCGCTTCCGTCGGTCTAACGACGATATCGACAGCACAACCGCTGCGACTTCGTCCCAACCGACTCAAGTTGCTGAGCCTCCTAGCCAATCTCAACCGGCGACCGTCTCAGGGGAAAGCCAGTCCTCAGATGAGGAGTATGCCCAACTTCGGAAACAACTGTACATGGCAACATTGCTGATTTCCGGAGCGGTCTTCGCCTCACTCTGGTGTCTATCCTCCCGTGATGTGGCCTTAAATTATTCGATTGGGGCCCTAGTTGGCACGGTGTACTTAAGAATGATGGCGAGAGATGTCGAACGTCTCGGTCGGACGAAGGTTCGGTTGGGGAACGGACGAATGGCACTGTTTATCGGGCTAATGGTGGTCGCCACCCAAGTTCAGCAGCTCCAGATTCTCCCCACCTTCTTTGGGTTTATGACGTACAAAGTGGCGGTTCTCGTCCATGTCCTGTTGACGACGTTCGCGCCGGACTTAAACTCTTCCAGGCAACCCAATTGATGAGATAACATGCTCGACGTGCTACATACCGTTAATACTTTCCCTTTGGCTAACTTGGAGGTCGGTCAACATTGGTACTGGGAAGTCGGTAGCCTTAAACTTCACGGACAAGTCTTTCTGACCTCTTGGTTCGTGATCGCCCTGTTGGCGATCGCCTCGATTTTAGCAACTCGCAACCTACAACGGGTTCCGAGCGGACTCCAAAATTTCATGGAGTACGCCCTGGAGTTCATCCGGGATCTGGCCAAAGCCCAGATCGGGGAAAAAGAGTATCGCCCCTGGGTTCCTTTCGTGGGAACGTTATTTTTATTCATTTTCGTGTCAAACTGGTCTGGGGCACTTGTTCCTTGGAAGCTCATTGAGCTGCCAGCGAGTGAACTTGCCGCCCCCACCAACGATATCAACACGACGGTGGCATTGGCATTGCTAACCTCTCTAGCGTACTTCTACGCAGGAATCAGCAAACGTGGGCTGGGCTACTTCGCTCGCTATATTGAGCCAACGCCGGTTCTGCTTCCGATCAACATTCTGGAAGATTTTACCAAACCCCTCTCCCTGAGTTTCCGTCTCTTTGGTAACATCTTAGCGGACGAATTGGTGGTAGCAGTTTTGGTTCTGCTCGTGCCCCTGTTCGTTCCGTTACCCGTGATGGTACTGGGATTGTTTACCAGTGCAATTCAGGCGTTGATTTTTGCCACTCTTGCGGCTGCCTATATCGGCGAA contains these protein-coding regions:
- a CDS encoding methyltransferase domain-containing protein gives rise to the protein MTDRSQISAAVRQLYNTYPFPPEPLLDEPPPGYNWRWHWQAAYNFCTGRKPQGDDVQILDAGCGTGVGTEYLVHLNPQAQVTGIDLSDEAINVARERCRRSGAERVRLQRLSIYEVEQLETTFDYINCVGVLHHLPDPVAGIQALASRLKPGGLMHVFVYAELGRREIYLAQQALALLQGGDRQNFKEGVRLGRQLFQALPDSNRLVVEDKRRWSLENHRDANFADMYLHPQEVDYNIETLFELIDASGLSFVGFSNPAYWQIDRLIGSNAELMARSQQLPERDYYRLVELLDPELTHYEFFLSRPPLERSHWQEDDRLRQAIPEIHPCLQGWPSQSLFNYDYQIVTLSEAEFAFLQACEPGETCIGDLCDRLGFNLGGVRSLLKQQLLLLTPSPESKPL
- a CDS encoding ATP synthase subunit I; translated protein: MATLLISGAVFASLWCLSSRDVALNYSIGALVGTVYLRMMARDVERLGRTKVRLGNGRMALFIGLMVVATQVQQLQILPTFFGFMTYKVAVLVHVLLTTFAPDLNSSRQPN
- a CDS encoding F0F1 ATP synthase subunit A yields the protein MLDVLHTVNTFPLANLEVGQHWYWEVGSLKLHGQVFLTSWFVIALLAIASILATRNLQRVPSGLQNFMEYALEFIRDLAKAQIGEKEYRPWVPFVGTLFLFIFVSNWSGALVPWKLIELPASELAAPTNDINTTVALALLTSLAYFYAGISKRGLGYFARYIEPTPVLLPINILEDFTKPLSLSFRLFGNILADELVVAVLVLLVPLFVPLPVMVLGLFTSAIQALIFATLAAAYIGEAIEGHGDHD